A region of Labeo rohita strain BAU-BD-2019 chromosome 2, IGBB_LRoh.1.0, whole genome shotgun sequence DNA encodes the following proteins:
- the bcl10 gene encoding B-cell lymphoma/leukemia 10 — protein sequence MDVTHLTEDEMADIKKEAIDRLRPYLVDKIIAERHFDYLRSKKILTREDTEEISCRTTRGRRTSKLLDILAENPRGLDMLIESIKWGRTLNFIIAKITDEVQRVKNERLEALKAGSSANSGYSNTKGATNDFSKMDSDYDKYSTICYHPEGEGSPSSSVATGSFNLRYRSGRGNEALSVCGGAGSMNVSSTISSSLPKPGDPGAPPLPEEPDMDAQDIDAAVCGSTGSSGDANFQPLRSRSLSPMPHMS from the exons ATGGATGTTACTCACCTGACGGAGGACGAAATGGCCGATATAAAGAAGGAA GCCATAGACAGGTTACGGCCATACCTGGTGGATAAGATCATTGCCGAGCGGCACTTCGATTACTTGCGCTCGAAGAAAATCTTGACACGAGAGGACACGGAGGAGATCAGCTGCAGAACCACGAGAGGGAGACGCACTAGCAAGCTGCTTGATATCCTCGCAGAAAACCCACGGGGTTTAGACATGCTAATTGAGTCCATCAAATGGGGCCGAACGCTCAACTTTATCATCGCAAAGATCACTGATGAGGTGCAGCGCGTGAAAAATGAGCGGCTGGAAGctttaaaag CTGGGTCCTCGGCTAATTCAGGTTATTCAAACACAAAAGGAGCAACCAATGACTTCTCCAAAATGGACTCGGACTATGACAAGTACTCCACTATATGCTATCATCCAGAAGGGGAAGGAAGTCCGTCGTCCTCTGTCGCTACGGGATCCTTTAACCTGCGTTACAGATCGGGTCGAGGGAACGAGGCTCTGTCGGTCTGCGGAGGTGCTGGGAGCATGAACGTGTCCTCCACTATCTCATCAAGCCTGCCTAAACCTGGAGACCCTGGAGCTCCACCGCTACCCGAGGAGCCCGATATGGACGCCCAGGATATAGATGCTGCTGTTTGTGGAAGTACAGGAAGTAGCGGGGATGCTAATTTCCAGCCGCTGCGCTCACGTTCTTTATCGCCGATGCCTCACATGTCGTAG
- the mcoln3a gene encoding mucolipin-3 isoform X1 yields MSDGEPLLCGGPNKHLACHRTAKPHVDPQFVENFRRKLKYFFMSPCQKYKARGRKPWKMILQILKIVIITCQLVSFGLSNEMMVTFKEQNLIAFKHFFLKNYQDRNKDYALYTRHEVKDHVLYIIGRYLHLQNLMVGNHAFERINDVFTPLSVCQELYRHASVLPANETFDIDPRVETECVSIYPLSPYKKDSMENEVNLTLDFQRLLAVNVYLKVKSINLQTVRHLELPDCYDFNINIKFDNHAHSGQIRISLSSDVQIKVCKDWNVSGSTELHYRLIVLFDVVVICSCLLSLILCTRSVYNGIHLQFEYTKFASVYHSKRVCWSERMEFINSWYILFIISDTLTIAGSVLKICIQSKELTNYDVCSILLGTATMLVWIGVMRYLSFFQKYYILILTLQAALPNVIRFSLCAVMIYLSYCFCGWIVLGPHHENFRTFIMAADCLFSMINGDEIYSTFTKLRNKKDLVWLFSRMYIYTFVPLFTYMILSLFIALITDTYETIRHYQKHGAPLSELQAFIAECQDPPNSGKYMMDEESSTFWCLCAPCVNCT; encoded by the exons ATGTCTGACGGAGAGCCTTTGTTGTGTGGTGGTCCAAATAAACACCTGGCATGCCATAGGACAGCTAAACCGCATGTGGACCCTCAGTTTGTGGAAAACTTCAGgagaaaactgaaatatttcttcATGAGTCCATGCCAGAAATACAAAGCCAGAGGTCGTAAGCCATGGAAAATGATTCTGCAGATACTTAAGATTGTCATTATTACCTGTCAG TTAGTCTCTTTTGGTCTGAGCAACGAGATGATGGTCACCTTCAAAGAGCAAAATCTCATTGCCTTCAAAcattttttcctaaaaaattACCAGGACAGAAATAAAGATTATGCCTTGTACACAAGACATGAGGTTAAAGACCACGTCCTATACATAATCGGAAGG tatctACACCTACAAAACCTGATGGTTGGTAATCACGCATTCGAGAGAATCAATGACGTGTTCActcctctgtctgtctgtcaagaGTTATATCGACATGCTAGCGTTTTACCAGCCAACGAGACCTTTGATATTGATCCACGTGTAGAGACAG AATGTGTTTCTATCTATCCCTTATCACCCTACAAGAAGGATAGTATGGAAAATGAAGTGAACCTCACTTTAGATTTCCAAAG GTTGTTAGCGGTAAACGTCTATCTCAAAGTCAAGTCTATCAACCTTCAAACAGTACGTCATCTGGAGTTACCAGACTGCTATGACTTTAACATTAAT ATCAAGTTTGACAATCATGCACACAGTGGACAAATCAGGATATCTTTAAGCAGTGATGTTCAGATAAAAGTCTGCAAGGACTGGAATGTTTCAGGCTCAA CAGAACTTCACTATCGGCTCATCGTACTGTTTGACGTTGTGGTCATCTGCTCCTGTTTGCTCTCGCTCATCCTCTGCACACGCTCAGTCTACAACGGCATTCACCTGCAGTTT GAGTACACCAAATTTGCATCTGTTTACCACAGTAAAAGAGTTTGCTGGTCTGAGAGAATGGAGTTCATCAACAGCTGGTACATTCTCTTCATCATCAGTGACACGCTGACAATTGCAGGATCAGTTCTGAAAATATGCATTCAGAGCAAG GAACTGACGAATTATGATGTGTGCAGTATTTTGCTAGGGACGGCAACAATGCTCGTGTGGATCGGAGTAATGCGTTACCTGAGTTTCTTTCAGAAATATTAT ATCCTCATCCTCACGCTGCAGGCTGCACTTCCTAATGTCATCCGATTCTCCTTGTGTGCTGTTATGATCTATCTTAGCTATTGCTTCTGTGGATGGATCGTTTTGGGGCCTCACCATGAAAAC TTTCGGACGTTTATTATGGCAGCTGACTGTCTTTTTTCCATGATTAACGGCGATGAAATCTACTCAACCTTCACCAAGCTCCGGAACAAGAAAGATCTGGTGTGGCTGTTCAGCAGAATGTATATCTACACCTTCGTCCCTCTCTTTACATACATGATTCTGAGCCTCTTCATTGCCCTGATCACAGACACTTATGAAACCATTAGG CATTATCAGAAGCATGGAGCACCGTTATCAGAGCTGCAGGCTTTCATAGCTGAATGCCAGGACCCACCAAACTCAGGGAAGTACATGATGGATGAGGAATCCTCCACCTTTTGGTGCCTTTGTGCCCCTTGTGTGAATTGCACCTGA
- the mcoln3a gene encoding mucolipin-3 isoform X2 — protein MSDGEPLLCGGPNKHLACHRTAKPHVDPQFVENFRRKLKYFFMSPCQKYKARGRKPWKMILQILKIVIITCQLVSFGLSNEMMVTFKEQNLIAFKHFFLKNYQDRNKDYALYTRHEVKDHVLYIIGRYLHLQNLMVGNHAFERINDVFTPLSVCQELYRHASVLPANETFDIDPRVETECVSIYPLSPYKKDSMENEVNLTLDFQRLLAVNVYLKVKSINLQTVRHLELPDCYDFNINIKFDNHAHSGQIRISLSSDVQIKVCKDWNVSGSKLHYRLIVLFDVVVICSCLLSLILCTRSVYNGIHLQFEYTKFASVYHSKRVCWSERMEFINSWYILFIISDTLTIAGSVLKICIQSKELTNYDVCSILLGTATMLVWIGVMRYLSFFQKYYILILTLQAALPNVIRFSLCAVMIYLSYCFCGWIVLGPHHENFRTFIMAADCLFSMINGDEIYSTFTKLRNKKDLVWLFSRMYIYTFVPLFTYMILSLFIALITDTYETIRHYQKHGAPLSELQAFIAECQDPPNSGKYMMDEESSTFWCLCAPCVNCT, from the exons ATGTCTGACGGAGAGCCTTTGTTGTGTGGTGGTCCAAATAAACACCTGGCATGCCATAGGACAGCTAAACCGCATGTGGACCCTCAGTTTGTGGAAAACTTCAGgagaaaactgaaatatttcttcATGAGTCCATGCCAGAAATACAAAGCCAGAGGTCGTAAGCCATGGAAAATGATTCTGCAGATACTTAAGATTGTCATTATTACCTGTCAG TTAGTCTCTTTTGGTCTGAGCAACGAGATGATGGTCACCTTCAAAGAGCAAAATCTCATTGCCTTCAAAcattttttcctaaaaaattACCAGGACAGAAATAAAGATTATGCCTTGTACACAAGACATGAGGTTAAAGACCACGTCCTATACATAATCGGAAGG tatctACACCTACAAAACCTGATGGTTGGTAATCACGCATTCGAGAGAATCAATGACGTGTTCActcctctgtctgtctgtcaagaGTTATATCGACATGCTAGCGTTTTACCAGCCAACGAGACCTTTGATATTGATCCACGTGTAGAGACAG AATGTGTTTCTATCTATCCCTTATCACCCTACAAGAAGGATAGTATGGAAAATGAAGTGAACCTCACTTTAGATTTCCAAAG GTTGTTAGCGGTAAACGTCTATCTCAAAGTCAAGTCTATCAACCTTCAAACAGTACGTCATCTGGAGTTACCAGACTGCTATGACTTTAACATTAAT ATCAAGTTTGACAATCATGCACACAGTGGACAAATCAGGATATCTTTAAGCAGTGATGTTCAGATAAAAGTCTGCAAGGACTGGAATGTTTCAGGCTCAA AACTTCACTATCGGCTCATCGTACTGTTTGACGTTGTGGTCATCTGCTCCTGTTTGCTCTCGCTCATCCTCTGCACACGCTCAGTCTACAACGGCATTCACCTGCAGTTT GAGTACACCAAATTTGCATCTGTTTACCACAGTAAAAGAGTTTGCTGGTCTGAGAGAATGGAGTTCATCAACAGCTGGTACATTCTCTTCATCATCAGTGACACGCTGACAATTGCAGGATCAGTTCTGAAAATATGCATTCAGAGCAAG GAACTGACGAATTATGATGTGTGCAGTATTTTGCTAGGGACGGCAACAATGCTCGTGTGGATCGGAGTAATGCGTTACCTGAGTTTCTTTCAGAAATATTAT ATCCTCATCCTCACGCTGCAGGCTGCACTTCCTAATGTCATCCGATTCTCCTTGTGTGCTGTTATGATCTATCTTAGCTATTGCTTCTGTGGATGGATCGTTTTGGGGCCTCACCATGAAAAC TTTCGGACGTTTATTATGGCAGCTGACTGTCTTTTTTCCATGATTAACGGCGATGAAATCTACTCAACCTTCACCAAGCTCCGGAACAAGAAAGATCTGGTGTGGCTGTTCAGCAGAATGTATATCTACACCTTCGTCCCTCTCTTTACATACATGATTCTGAGCCTCTTCATTGCCCTGATCACAGACACTTATGAAACCATTAGG CATTATCAGAAGCATGGAGCACCGTTATCAGAGCTGCAGGCTTTCATAGCTGAATGCCAGGACCCACCAAACTCAGGGAAGTACATGATGGATGAGGAATCCTCCACCTTTTGGTGCCTTTGTGCCCCTTGTGTGAATTGCACCTGA
- the exosc4 gene encoding exosome complex component RRP41, which translates to MAGLELLSDQGYRLDGRKASELRKVQARMSVFAQADGSAYLEQGNTKALAVVYGPHETRGSRSKSLHDRAVINCQYSMATFSTAERKRRPHGDRKSSEMSLHLKQTFEAAVLTELYPRSQIDIYVKILQADGGNYSACVNAATLALVDAGIPMRDYVCACTAGFVEDTPLADLCHAEESGGGTSLALALLPRSGNIALLQMDARLHQDHLDPLIEAAMTACKGLSKVLDGVVRQHLEEVSVLTRD; encoded by the exons ATGGCGGGGCTTGAGTTGCTGTCAGATCAGGGATACCGACTAGATGGACGGAAAGCGTCCGAGCTGCGTAAAGTTCAGGCCCGTATGAGTGTGTTCGCGCAGGCGGACGGGTCCGCGTATCTGGAGCAGGGAAACACTAAAGCGCTGGCGGTGGTGTATGGACCGCATGAG ACACGAGGCTCCCGCAGTAAATCGCTGCATGATCGTGCGGTCATTAACTGTCAGTACAGCATGGCCACGTTCAGCACGGCTGAGAGGAAGAGACGTCCACACGGAGACCGCAAGTCCAGCGAGATGAGCCTTCATCTCAAacagacctttgaagctgcggtTCTCACTGAGCTCTACCCACGATCACAAATCGACATCTACGTTAAG ATTCTGCAGGCAGACGGTGGAAACTACAGTGCTTGTGTCAATGCTGCTACTTTGGCTCTGGTGGACGCTGGTATTCCCATGCGGGACTATGTGTGCGCCTGCACAGCTGGCTTTGTGGAGGATACGCCGCTGGCGGATCTGTGTCACGCAGAGGAGAGCGGAGGAGGAACGTCGCTGGCGTTGGCCCTGCTGCCTCGTAGCGGAAACATCGCCCTGCTGCAGATGGACGCCCGGCTCCACCAGGACCACTTGGACCCTTTAATAGAGGCAGCCATGACAGCGTGTAAAGGTCTCAGTAAAGTCCTGGACGGCGTTGTGCGTCAGCATCTAGAAGAGGTTTCAGTTCTGACCAGAGATTGA